The Pseudomonas cannabina genome has a window encoding:
- a CDS encoding TrbG/VirB9 family P-type conjugative transfer protein, with protein sequence MVNKAVSGLTALLLVTSGLPVFAESMGTGSTLDRRVQTAVYSPDNVYRIQASVGRTSLVQLPANETINEASGLMVSGDPKAWSIGPNKAGNLVAIKPITDQEPNTNLVINTNRHTYLLELKLVTRAADMTYALRFTYPEPPKKTGAVRRDPGNPCDGPVQNGPYQKRSSAESRSIAPYEGWDNGMLTCFRFTGNGPRPVLYQVLPDGTETLADAHNEQNVVVVHGVSRLFRFRLNGLVVEARPTVQVNTGYNFNGTTTGEIRELKHAEQ encoded by the coding sequence ATGGTAAATAAAGCCGTTTCAGGCCTCACCGCCTTGTTGCTTGTGACGTCCGGCCTGCCGGTCTTTGCCGAGAGCATGGGCACCGGCTCGACGCTGGACCGGCGCGTGCAGACCGCTGTTTACAGCCCGGACAACGTGTACCGCATCCAGGCCTCGGTGGGTCGTACCTCGCTGGTTCAGCTTCCGGCCAATGAGACGATCAATGAGGCCTCGGGCTTGATGGTGTCAGGTGATCCCAAGGCCTGGTCCATCGGCCCGAACAAGGCCGGTAACCTGGTGGCCATCAAGCCCATTACCGACCAGGAGCCCAACACCAACCTGGTGATCAACACCAACCGGCACACCTACCTGCTGGAACTGAAACTGGTGACTCGGGCTGCGGACATGACCTACGCGCTGCGCTTCACCTACCCCGAGCCGCCGAAAAAAACTGGCGCTGTACGCCGTGACCCCGGCAACCCCTGCGACGGCCCGGTGCAAAACGGCCCCTATCAGAAGCGCTCCAGTGCAGAGAGCAGGTCCATAGCGCCCTATGAGGGTTGGGACAACGGCATGCTGACCTGCTTCCGTTTCACCGGCAACGGGCCGCGCCCGGTGCTGTACCAGGTATTGCCCGATGGTACTGAAACCCTGGCCGACGCGCACAACGAACAGAACGTGGTCGTGGTGCATGGGGTCAGCCGGCTGTTTCGGTTCCGCCTAAACGGCTTGGTTGTAGAGGCCCGGCCTACCGTTCAGGTGAACACGGGGTACAACTTCAACGGGACCACCACCGGCGAGATTCGGGAGCTCAAGCATGCAGAACAATGA
- a CDS encoding virB8 family protein: MKKFRKSKQDVIDQERQLTARTSIDAATAQDISLAEQAFIHAARYFEKNIAADEKAKTKNARRLAGFFGVLTFMSIAAVMGLTPLKTVQLGLVRVDNNSGYTDVVWADDKGKPPEQIDDEFWLSTYVRFRESYNFSSHDAEFGMVELMSYGETFTEYRNFQLSSKGYLEVLGTNRQIRTDINNINFLERKDREGTAQVRLTKTVLDRNGVPDPQLAPVTWVATVTYDYKNPAKKAGDQWLNPRGFGVKAYTMTQEVGVSNGK, translated from the coding sequence ATGAAAAAGTTTCGAAAATCCAAACAGGACGTGATCGATCAGGAGCGGCAACTGACCGCCCGTACCAGCATCGACGCGGCCACCGCACAAGACATCAGCCTGGCTGAACAGGCATTCATCCACGCAGCGCGGTATTTCGAGAAGAACATCGCCGCCGACGAGAAGGCCAAGACCAAAAACGCCCGTCGCCTGGCGGGCTTCTTTGGTGTGCTGACCTTTATGTCGATCGCCGCCGTGATGGGCCTGACCCCGCTCAAGACCGTGCAACTTGGCCTGGTACGGGTAGACAACAACTCCGGCTACACGGACGTGGTGTGGGCCGACGACAAAGGCAAGCCACCGGAGCAGATCGATGACGAGTTCTGGCTCTCGACTTATGTACGGTTTCGCGAGAGCTACAACTTCTCAAGCCACGACGCAGAGTTCGGCATGGTGGAGCTGATGTCCTACGGTGAAACATTTACCGAATACCGCAATTTCCAGTTGTCCTCCAAGGGCTATCTGGAAGTGCTGGGGACCAACCGGCAAATACGCACGGATATCAACAATATCAACTTCCTGGAACGCAAAGATCGGGAAGGCACCGCCCAGGTGCGACTCACCAAAACCGTGCTGGACCGCAACGGCGTCCCCGATCCCCAGTTGGCCCCGGTGACCTGGGTGGCGACGGTGACCTACGACTACAAGAACCCGGCCAAAAAAGCCGGTGACCAATGGCTTAACCCCCGTGGCTTCGGGGTCAAGGCCTATACGATGACCCAGGAAGTGGGGGTATCCAATGGTAAATAA
- a CDS encoding conjugal transfer protein — protein sequence MNVKLALSGLLSAALLSGCGSAPKLSEPEGQWEDMPFTHKPAPVPAAVIPATRPVLGQVRPAASPAPQAQPLKTTSQKRPATAASASPAKPAEVPPNDSKCSAN from the coding sequence ATGAATGTCAAACTTGCTTTGAGCGGGCTGCTTTCGGCTGCCTTGCTGTCAGGGTGTGGCTCTGCACCCAAGCTTTCCGAACCGGAAGGGCAGTGGGAAGACATGCCCTTCACCCACAAGCCTGCACCTGTACCAGCCGCCGTGATACCGGCTACGCGCCCCGTGCTTGGCCAGGTACGGCCAGCGGCAAGCCCCGCGCCCCAGGCCCAGCCGCTCAAGACCACCAGTCAAAAGCGCCCGGCAACTGCCGCAAGCGCCTCCCCGGCAAAGCCCGCCGAGGTCCCGCCCAACGACTCCAAATGCTCCGCGAACTGA